Proteins from one Xenopus tropicalis strain Nigerian chromosome 1, UCB_Xtro_10.0, whole genome shotgun sequence genomic window:
- the dspp gene encoding dentin sialophosphoprotein: MEKFRHPQQNDAHLIRPGSNQNQQLHREEMSQYKSKGFYLQFSVTKGKKTATNPRANIHIYSNTTSQNEDMFGGKPQPHKLQKNNTNKIKVGKTFESGWFKNISCGKMDDGHLNKPCRKIILNKRSTGYQTTQDNTCSDANNDANIQNTRNGNDAFDSSEFNDPNDSKDLPYDYYTTYTHSNALSIEFNDPSDSNESSLPIGSNQEGNHGALNKSGTSSSFSASTESSDSSESRESDSNSGSKEVLAKLSNELSTANDSSDQGTLGSISTASTTNWNVSDAASDSDSSDDTTGMSSLSVSRGASYSSESSSLSQSNESDASTHFSGSKNLAK; this comes from the coding sequence ATGGAGAAGTTTAGACATCCCCAGCAGAATGATGCCCATCTAATAAGACCTGGATCAAATCAAAATCAACAGCTTCACAGGGAAGAAATGAGTCAGTATAAGTCAAAGGGATTTTATCTACAGTTCTCTGTAACTAAAGGCAAAAAAACAGCAACCAACCCTAGAGCAAACATCCATATATATAGCAACACCACATCACAAAACGAGGACATGTTTGGTGGCAAGCCTCAGCCTCACAAACTTcagaaaaataacacaaataaaataaaagtgggaAAAACATTTGAAAGTGGTTGGTTTAAAAATATATCCTGTGGCAAAATGGATGATGGTCACTTGAACAAACCCTGCAGAaagataatattaaataaaaggaGTACTGGCTACCAAACAACTCAAGACAACACATGTTCAGATGCAAATAATGATGCTAACATTCAAAACACTAGGAATGGAAATGATGCCTTTGATTCAAGTGAGTTTAATGACCCAAATGATTCAAAAGACCTTCCTTATGACTACTATACAACGTACACACACAGCAATGCTCTTTCAATTGAATTTAATGATCCATCTGACTCTAATGAATCAAGCCTTCCCATTGGTTCAAACCAAGAAGGTAACCATGGTGCATTAAACAAATCTGGTACTTCAAGCAGCTTTAGTGCATCAACTGAGTCTAGTGACTCCAGTGAGTCAAGAGAATCTGATAGCAACAGTGGATCAAAGGAAGTCTTAGCTAAACTGAGTAATGAACTGAGCACAGCAAATGACTCAAGTGACCAAGGCACCCTAGGCAGCATTTCTACTGCATCTACCACTAATTGGAATGTATCTGATGCAGCAAGTGATTCTGATAGTTCAGATGATACTACTGGTATGAGCAGCTTAAGTGTGTCAAGAGGAGCCAGTTACTCAAGTGAATCCAGTTCCCTGAGTCAGTCAAATGAATCAGATGCCAGCACTCACTTTAGTGGTTCCAAAAACCTGGCAAAATGA
- the dmp1 gene encoding dentin matrix acidic phosphoprotein 1 precursor (The RefSeq protein has 13 substitutions, 2 non-frameshifting indels compared to this genomic sequence), producing MKTVFICLCLTSLVWAFPVHESQSDSSETDSRSSESSIQSSEQKYYSRGGVTPQYKEEDISGVDDEVTIDQNSAAVLDAVDSVGHSDEVSKGEEQKNVSQYDYETGQITEQLTLGSDDTSDHTESKESEDNAENGSGNHSENGASLDTSDFAMSPDNNDSEDEDDNYSDYDAPNISSARNSHEIIGKQSEHYDDYDEDVSVKSGESRQGKDNFDCSENNKENVDNENNKMNKAQQFSQEHSYEYDIEEMQNDDSNPLLSSTGDSSINLDLTISTSKEKRKDVSRKKQPGKGINKKKSKGFTKNKVKHISDNKGLQKHGSKSIEDQLNSEETHSLENRDSSLHGSNNKFEKQTSISVEDTHSEEDIIPPHKDASHSKEEIRLKQYVTQSKETNSRSKEVISHSEEDVTQSKEDGSQSHEDASHSKEEIRLKQYVTQPKETNSSSKEVISHSEEDVTQSKEDGSQSHEDASHSKEEIRLKQYVTQPKETSSRSKEVIGHSEEDVTQSKEDGSQSHEDASHSEEQVSLSKELDTQSKESRSSSKETQESENQSKESRSSSKEIDQLTQYALKPKKDVNPSIEDIKHSLSKEHISKSKEISESKEDITHSIEDVSESEEDTTESKEDTIHSEEDITHSSEEVSQIKQIQSNSKENDKLKTGIKTDDKSQSREDSTESEEIPNTNSQQSASKSEETDATLEQLQSHESTLMRSIVLANGTVHDSKSSSKSTEHLSVSREDTTSNSVYDTKDNITEEDDESHSKESVESIEVSPNDSSESEEDAKASVSDEIDSRRLMFDMYRRKAIGNDNDCQDGY from the exons ATGAAGACTGTATTTATTTGCCTCTGTCTTACAAGTCTTGTCTGGGCTTTTCCT gttCATGAGTCTCAGTCAGATAGCTCAGAG gcaGACAGTAGATCATCAGAATCAAGCATCCAGAGCTCTGAACAGAAG TATTATTCAAGGGGAGGAGTTACCCCCCAGTATAAGGAAGAAGATATTAGTGGCGTTGATGATGAAGTCACTATTGACCAAAATTCAGCTGCTGTTTTAGATGCAGTTGATAGTGTAGGCCACTCAGACGAAGTCTCAAAGGGAGAAGAACAGAAAAATGTATCCCAATATGATTACGAGACAGGACAG ATAACAGAACAGCTGACTCTGGGCTCAGATGATACCAGTGATCACACTGAGAGTAAAGAAAGTGAAGATAACGCTGAGAATGGCAGTGGCAATCATTCAGAAAATGGTGCAAGTCTAGATACCAGTGATTTTGCCATGAGTCCTGATAATAATGATAGTGAGGATGAAGATGATAATTATAGTGATTATGATGCTCCTAACATATCTAGTGCCCGCAACAGTCATGAAATTATTGGAAAACAAAGTGAACACCATGATGACTATGATGAGGATGTAAGTGTCAAGAGCGGGGAAAGTAGACAGGGCAAAGACAATTTTGACTGTAGTGAGAACAACAAAGAAAATGTTGataatgaaaacaataaaatgaataaagCTCAACAATTTAGCCAAGAGCACAGCTATGAATATGATATTGAAGAGATGCAAAATGATGATTCAAATCCACTGCTGAGCAGCACCGATTCTAGCATAAATCTGGATCTTACTATCAGTACgtcaaaagaaaaaaggaaagatgtCAGTAGGAAGAAACAACCAGGAAAAGGCATAAATAAAAAGAAGTCCAAAGGATTTACCAAGAACAAAGTCAAACACATCTCAGATAATAAAGGCTTGCAAAAGCATGGTAGCAAATCTATGGAGGACCAGTTGAATTCAGAAGAGACACACAGCTTAGAAAACAGAGATTCCCCCCTACATGGAAGCAATAACAAATTTGAAAAACAGACAAGTATTTCAGTTGAAGATACTCATTCGGAGGAAGATATCATTCCCCCACACAAGGATGCAAGTCACTCAAAGGAAGAAATCAGACTTAAACAATATGTAACTCAATCGAAGGAGACCAACAGCAGGTCAAAAGAGGTGATCAGTCATTCAGAGGAAGATGTTACACAATCAAAGGAAGATGGCACTCAATCTCACAAGGATGCAAGTCACTCAAAAGAAGAAATTAGACTTAAACAATATGTCACTCAACCGAAGGAGACCAACAGCAGCTCAAAAGAGGTGATCAGTCATTCAGAGGAAGATGTTACACAATCAAAGGAAGATGGCTCTCAATCTCACGAGGATGCAAGTCACTCAAAAGAAGAAATCAGACTTAAACAATATGTCACTCAACTGAAGGAGACCAGCAGCAGGTCAAAAGAGGTGATCGGCCATTCAGAGGAGGATGTTACACAATCAAAGGAAGATGGCTCTCAATCTCACGAGGATGCAAGTCACTCAGAAGAACAGGTAAGCCTATCAAAAGAGTTAGACACTCAATCTAAGGAGAGCAGGAGCTCATCAAAAGAGACCCAGGAATCAGAAAATCAGTCCAAGGAGAGTAGGAGCTCATCAAAAGAAATTGATCAGTTAACACAGTATGCACTGAAACCGAAAAAAGATGTGAATCCATCAAATGAGGACATAAAACATAGCCTGTCAAAAGAGCATATTTCAAAATCGAAAGAGATAAGTGAGTCAAAGGAGGATATTACACATTCAATAGAGGATGTCTCAGAGTCTGAAGAAGACACCACTGAATCAGAAGAGGACACAATTCATTCAGAGGAAGATATTACTCACTCATCAGAAGAAGTTAGCCAGATTAAACAAATTCAAAGTAACTCAAAAGAGAATGATATGCTAAAAACTGGCATTAAAACAGATGATAAAAGCCAATCTAGGGAAGACATTAGTACTGAGTCAGAGGAAATTCCCAACACTAACTCACAACAGAGTGCTAGCAAGTCAGAGGAAACCGATGCCACATTAGAACAACTTCAAAGTCATGAATCAACATTGATGAGGTCCATTGTGCTTGCAAATGGCACAGTGCATGACAGTATATCCTCCAGCAAGTCAACAGAACATTTAAGTGTTTCCAGAGAAGACACTACCAGCAATTCAGTTTACGACACAAAAGACAACATAACTGAAGAGGATGATGAAAGTCATTCTAGAGAAAGTGTAGAATCAATTGAAGTGAGTCCTAATGATTCCAGTGAGTCTGAAGAGGATGCCAAAGCATCAGTTAGCAATGAAATTGATAGCAGAAGATTAATGTTTGATATGTATCGACGTAAAGCCATAGGAAATGATAATGATTGCCAAGATGGTTACTAG